In Lacrimispora indolis DSM 755, a genomic segment contains:
- a CDS encoding family 43 glycosylhydrolase, translating to MILYTSKTEAAAKQAFEAAIRGDLERVIRLIDHSFNTEDCDEEGNSLLHYAVKGKNPDLVKYLVEKCGMDPAWANQDMVTPYDLARGISPMEDYFQSVCGFSYEECYRNPVCRGMHPDPSIVRVGEDYYMVNSSFIYFPCIPISHSRDLVHWKTIGYAVTDRKWAEEYLGELEGGRGFWAPDISHHNGRFYICATLRRNDDAPFIQTQMITSSGNPEGPYETPVIHNVLGIDPSIFTNDDGKRYMLLNRGARIMEISEDGKQILSEPSLIWYGHSGHAPEGPHIIKKDGYYYCFLAEGGTGKGHMITAARSKNLFGPYEDCPYNPIMHQKDEIGSIQCCGHGKPVQTPDGRWFIVYLCSRFSEGRWGMLGRETCLDEMTWSTDGWPVINRGKGPSYMAALPFSAIRGQNFGKRPAGEWLSPRTKDPQITGEAADGTIWIRGDGLDLYERDCKSLLVTSQPDFRFSLEFEMSFPQEGQEEFTSDAGVTLYYDENTYIKFGVTRDRVFVSEYIDDTYVRTETKPFRFQSPVTFRVDTNGLIRTFLLNSKLLWQWTDVTSICSEGLVKGKRFTGAMYGVYVNGSNLLCWRQHSEIQ from the coding sequence ATGATTTTATACACATCGAAGACAGAAGCAGCTGCGAAACAGGCCTTTGAAGCCGCAATAAGAGGGGATCTGGAAAGGGTTATCCGCCTGATCGATCACTCCTTTAATACGGAAGACTGCGATGAAGAGGGCAACAGCCTGCTTCACTATGCAGTAAAAGGGAAAAATCCGGACCTTGTAAAATATTTAGTGGAAAAATGCGGTATGGATCCTGCCTGGGCCAATCAGGACATGGTAACACCCTATGACCTGGCAAGGGGCATTTCTCCCATGGAAGACTACTTTCAGTCGGTCTGCGGCTTTTCCTATGAGGAATGTTACCGGAATCCGGTTTGCAGGGGAATGCATCCGGACCCCAGCATTGTCCGGGTGGGGGAGGACTATTATATGGTTAACTCCAGCTTTATTTACTTTCCCTGCATTCCCATTTCCCATTCCAGGGATCTGGTACACTGGAAAACCATCGGATATGCTGTGACAGACCGGAAATGGGCGGAGGAATACTTAGGAGAGCTGGAGGGCGGAAGAGGCTTTTGGGCTCCGGATATCAGCCATCACAACGGAAGGTTCTATATCTGCGCCACCTTGAGAAGGAATGACGATGCACCCTTTATCCAGACCCAGATGATCACCAGCTCCGGGAATCCGGAGGGACCTTATGAAACGCCGGTCATCCACAATGTACTTGGCATCGACCCTTCTATCTTTACCAATGATGACGGAAAACGGTACATGCTTTTAAACCGGGGAGCCCGGATCATGGAGATATCAGAGGATGGAAAGCAGATTCTCTCAGAGCCGTCCCTTATATGGTACGGTCATTCCGGCCATGCGCCGGAGGGGCCCCATATAATAAAAAAGGATGGGTACTATTACTGTTTTCTTGCAGAGGGAGGAACGGGAAAGGGCCACATGATCACTGCAGCAAGGTCAAAAAACCTGTTTGGCCCATATGAAGACTGCCCCTATAATCCCATTATGCATCAAAAGGATGAGATCGGGAGCATCCAGTGCTGCGGTCACGGAAAGCCGGTCCAGACTCCGGACGGAAGATGGTTCATCGTATACTTATGTTCCCGTTTCTCAGAAGGCCGGTGGGGGATGCTGGGCAGGGAAACCTGCCTGGATGAAATGACCTGGTCAACGGACGGCTGGCCGGTCATTAACCGGGGAAAAGGGCCATCCTATATGGCAGCTTTGCCCTTTTCGGCAATCAGGGGGCAGAATTTTGGGAAGAGGCCGGCCGGGGAATGGCTTTCCCCCAGAACAAAAGATCCGCAGATCACCGGCGAAGCCGCTGATGGAACCATATGGATCAGAGGAGATGGGCTGGACTTATATGAGAGGGATTGTAAGAGCCTTTTAGTGACGAGTCAGCCTGATTTCCGCTTTTCCCTGGAATTTGAAATGAGTTTTCCCCAAGAAGGACAAGAGGAGTTTACTTCGGACGCAGGGGTAACCCTTTATTATGATGAGAATACTTATATAAAATTCGGCGTAACAAGAGACCGGGTATTTGTATCTGAATATATTGACGACACCTATGTAAGAACAGAAACAAAACCGTTCCGGTTTCAAAGTCCGGTAACATTCCGGGTGGATACAAACGGGCTTATAAGAACCTTTCTATTAAACAGTAAGCTTCTGTGGCAATGGACAGATGTGACCTCCATCTGTTCCGAGGGCCTTGTAAAAGGCAAGCGCTTTACAGGAGCCATGTATGGAGTGTACGTAAATGGCAGCAATCTTTTATGCTGGAGACAGCACAGTGAAATTCAATAA
- a CDS encoding ABC transporter permease — MSKIKKRPAANAAGENKRPLLVSIYYYRGFYMMFLPVLIFAVVFHYLPMFGIRLAFYSYKGIKDPVFVGLANFEKMINMPGFWNAFGNTITLSVTKLLLNTFMGVVLSLMLNELKSLIFKKFSQTVVYLPHFMSWVVTASVFTLILSPTSAGLVNSILMKLGIVKEGIYFLGNQNWWRPMFYVINVWKDTGWGTIIFMATLSGISPELYEAASMDGAGRWNQMRYITLPGLSNTIITVLILNLAKVMNLFESVFVLQNDAVVQKADVLQTYIYTQTFNSGALPDYGYTTAVGLTSSLVGCFLVLICNKASHKVRGRGIV; from the coding sequence ATGAGTAAAATAAAGAAAAGGCCTGCAGCAAATGCTGCAGGCGAAAATAAACGGCCTCTGCTTGTTTCGATTTATTATTACAGAGGATTTTACATGATGTTTCTTCCTGTTCTTATTTTTGCAGTGGTCTTTCATTATCTTCCCATGTTCGGAATCCGGCTTGCTTTTTATTCCTATAAAGGCATCAAGGATCCTGTATTCGTAGGCCTGGCAAATTTTGAGAAGATGATAAACATGCCCGGGTTTTGGAACGCCTTCGGCAATACCATAACCTTAAGTGTCACGAAGCTCCTGTTAAATACTTTCATGGGAGTTGTACTTTCTCTTATGCTCAATGAGCTTAAATCCCTGATATTTAAAAAGTTTTCCCAGACAGTGGTATATCTTCCTCATTTCATGTCATGGGTAGTTACTGCCTCCGTCTTTACCCTGATTCTGTCTCCTACAAGTGCCGGACTGGTCAACTCCATATTAATGAAGCTTGGCATTGTAAAAGAAGGAATCTATTTTCTGGGAAACCAGAACTGGTGGCGTCCCATGTTTTATGTCATCAACGTCTGGAAGGACACCGGCTGGGGAACGATCATCTTCATGGCGACGCTTTCCGGAATCAGCCCGGAGCTTTACGAGGCTGCTTCCATGGACGGGGCAGGACGCTGGAATCAGATGCGTTACATTACCCTGCCTGGACTTTCCAATACCATTATCACGGTTCTGATCTTAAATCTTGCAAAGGTCATGAACTTATTTGAATCCGTATTCGTACTGCAGAATGATGCGGTTGTTCAGAAGGCGGATGTACTTCAGACTTACATATACACACAAACATTTAATTCCGGGGCTCTTCCTGACTACGGCTATACCACGGCGGTAGGTCTCACCTCTTCGCTGGTAGGCTGCTTTCTTGTTCTGATCTGCAACAAGGCAAGCCACAAGGTCCGCGGAAGAGGAATTGTATAG
- the cdaA gene encoding diadenylate cyclase CdaA yields the protein MADFLDGMYSWVSFLPRISKTNLVEIIIIAVLLYELLTWIMNTRAWTLLKGIIVILLFYVFAYVFRLDNIFWILNKIATPAVTMAIVIFQPELRKALEQLGSKNPFTGILTFDDGRDNSSFTDKTINELVKATFEMAKVKTGALMVIERGDSLKEIERTGIEIGGVVSSQLLINIFEHNTPLHDGAVVIRGNRVAAATCYLPLSDNMTISKDLGTRHRAAVGVSEVTDSVTIVVSEETGRVTVALEGGLKRITDADMLRSVLVGVKQEAVEGSRFRILKGRRKNEGKAVK from the coding sequence ATAGCTGATTTTTTAGACGGAATGTACTCCTGGGTATCGTTCCTGCCCAGAATATCGAAAACAAACCTGGTTGAAATTATTATTATAGCTGTACTGCTGTATGAACTGCTGACCTGGATCATGAATACAAGAGCATGGACGCTTTTAAAAGGAATCATTGTGATTCTTCTTTTCTATGTCTTTGCATATGTATTCCGGCTGGATAACATTTTTTGGATCCTTAATAAAATTGCTACGCCTGCCGTGACCATGGCGATTGTGATCTTCCAGCCGGAGCTTCGGAAAGCCTTGGAGCAGCTGGGAAGCAAAAATCCCTTTACAGGGATCCTTACCTTTGATGACGGCCGGGACAACTCCAGCTTTACGGATAAGACTATCAATGAGCTGGTAAAGGCGACTTTTGAAATGGCAAAGGTCAAGACCGGAGCGCTCATGGTAATTGAAAGAGGGGATTCCCTAAAAGAGATCGAACGTACCGGGATCGAAATAGGAGGGGTTGTCAGCAGCCAGCTTCTTATTAATATATTTGAGCATAACACGCCGCTGCATGACGGAGCGGTGGTGATCAGGGGAAACCGGGTGGCAGCTGCTACCTGCTATCTGCCCCTGTCTGACAATATGACCATCAGCAAAGATTTAGGCACAAGGCATAGGGCCGCAGTAGGGGTAAGCGAAGTCACCGACAGCGTTACCATCGTGGTATCGGAGGAAACGGGGCGTGTGACTGTGGCCTTAGAGGGCGGTTTAAAACGGATCACGGATGCGGATATGCTCCGGTCGGTCCTTGTAGGCGTAAAACAGGAGGCAGTGGAAGGAAGCAGATTCAGGATCTTGAAGGGAAGGCGTAAGAATGAAGGAAAAGCTGTTAAATAA
- a CDS encoding ABC transporter ATP-binding protein: MDHYEEIERRFVRCYERYGNHSVKVLLGFYKGQYHKFLISTFFFVIKHAPSLFSALLIANVINGALEGGEAGKQAILLNVAVWLGLLVIHLPANWLHNKYKNKVIRKTEAGLRGALVRKLQELSIPYHTGIQSGRLQSKIIRDVEAVETLSSQLFVNLMNIMMNLVITLSITAVKNRIVLLFFLLVAPVTSVTVIAFRKKIHRENRAFRQEMEETSARVMEMVELVPVTRAHALEQREVEKIKEQLEETADKGYRLDMIQAHFGAVSWCVFQVFQALCLGFSGFMALKGLIRIGDVTFYQSSFTTVVNQFTALINLLPILTKGLESVTSIGEILASDDVEHNDGKREMKALDGSYSFRNVQFSYKDSQEQVLDGFQLEVKAGETIALVGESGSGKTTVLNLIIGFITPSDGRLLIDGMDVNDINLRSYRKFISVVPQSPVLFTGTVRENIVYGLERVSEEEIGHAIEAANLKSVIAKLPKGLDTMIGEHGANLSGGQRQRISIARAIIRDPKVIILDEATSALDTISEKEIQDALDRLIKDRTTFIVAHRLSTVRGADRIVVLDKGKIREEGSYEELMAQKGEFYEMERLQMALR; the protein is encoded by the coding sequence ATGGATCATTATGAAGAAATTGAACGCCGTTTTGTCCGGTGTTATGAAAGATACGGGAATCATTCCGTCAAGGTTCTTCTTGGTTTTTACAAGGGCCAGTATCACAAATTTCTGATTTCCACCTTCTTTTTCGTGATCAAGCATGCCCCCAGCCTTTTTTCGGCACTGCTGATCGCCAATGTGATCAATGGAGCTTTGGAAGGAGGAGAGGCCGGAAAACAGGCCATTTTGTTAAATGTGGCGGTCTGGCTGGGGCTGCTTGTCATCCATCTTCCTGCCAACTGGCTTCATAATAAATACAAAAACAAGGTCATACGAAAAACCGAAGCAGGTTTAAGAGGAGCCCTGGTGAGGAAGCTTCAGGAACTTTCTATCCCTTACCACACGGGAATCCAGTCAGGACGTCTTCAGTCAAAAATCATCCGGGATGTGGAAGCGGTAGAAACCCTGTCATCCCAGCTTTTTGTAAACCTGATGAACATTATGATGAATCTGGTGATCACCCTGTCCATTACAGCCGTAAAAAACAGAATTGTCCTTTTGTTTTTTCTCCTGGTAGCTCCTGTGACCTCTGTGACCGTGATTGCATTCCGGAAGAAAATACACAGAGAAAACAGAGCGTTCCGTCAGGAAATGGAGGAAACCAGCGCCCGGGTCATGGAGATGGTGGAGCTGGTTCCCGTAACAAGGGCCCATGCTCTGGAGCAGAGGGAAGTGGAAAAAATCAAGGAGCAGCTGGAAGAAACTGCGGATAAGGGATATCGTCTGGATATGATACAGGCTCATTTCGGTGCGGTCAGCTGGTGTGTGTTCCAGGTGTTTCAGGCTCTCTGCCTGGGGTTTTCCGGTTTTATGGCTTTAAAGGGCCTGATAAGGATCGGGGATGTGACCTTTTATCAGTCCAGCTTTACAACTGTGGTAAACCAGTTCACTGCCCTCATAAACCTCCTTCCCATCCTGACAAAGGGGCTGGAATCCGTTACCTCCATCGGTGAGATTTTAGCTTCAGACGATGTGGAGCATAACGATGGAAAGAGGGAAATGAAGGCGCTGGATGGAAGCTATTCTTTTCGCAACGTGCAGTTTTCCTATAAGGATTCCCAAGAACAGGTGCTTGATGGATTCCAGCTGGAGGTAAAGGCAGGGGAAACCATTGCCCTGGTAGGAGAATCCGGTTCCGGAAAGACGACAGTCCTTAACCTGATCATCGGATTCATCACGCCCTCTGACGGAAGGCTTTTGATTGACGGTATGGATGTCAACGACATTAACTTAAGAAGCTACCGTAAGTTTATTTCCGTGGTCCCCCAGTCTCCGGTCCTTTTTACCGGAACCGTAAGGGAAAATATTGTTTACGGTCTGGAGCGTGTTTCGGAAGAGGAGATCGGGCACGCCATAGAAGCGGCCAATTTAAAGTCAGTCATTGCGAAGCTTCCCAAGGGTCTTGATACCATGATCGGTGAGCACGGTGCCAATTTAAGCGGCGGGCAAAGACAGAGGATCTCCATTGCCCGGGCAATTATACGTGACCCGAAAGTCATTATACTGGATGAGGCCACTTCAGCTCTGGATACCATATCGGAAAAGGAGATTCAGGATGCGCTGGATCGCCTTATTAAGGACAGAACTACCTTTATTGTGGCTCACAGGCTATCCACGGTCAGAGGCGCGGACCGGATTGTGGTGCTGGACAAGGGAAAAATAAGAGAAGAAGGCAGCTATGAGGAGCTTATGGCCCAAAAGGGGGAATTCTATGAAATGGAACGGCTCCAGATGGCTTTAAGATGA
- a CDS encoding carbohydrate ABC transporter permease, which yields MKKKATAFDYVLVLIFVFISLVMIIPIYKVLIDSLDLKTAYGMKLFPEEFGLEGYISVFTNPTLYRPFLVSCFTTVAGTFIGLTISTLGAYVLIQWKMPGRNFFANLLLFTMIFNGGMIPTYLVMRGLHLTNTLFVVILLPAINVYNMVLMRNFFEGIPVSLFESAEIDGCSPMRIFFGIVLPLSKAALTAIGLMYAVGYWNDYTNYKLYITNENLYNFQMKLRSVIMGSDLPTAVGGATENTVKNAAVIVAILPFMIIYPFCQKYFIQGVNIGAVKE from the coding sequence ATGAAAAAGAAAGCGACCGCATTTGACTATGTGCTGGTGTTGATATTCGTGTTCATAAGCCTTGTCATGATTATCCCCATATACAAAGTCCTTATCGATTCTCTGGATTTAAAAACAGCTTACGGTATGAAACTGTTTCCAGAGGAGTTTGGCCTGGAGGGATACATTTCCGTATTCACAAACCCCACTCTGTACCGGCCATTTCTGGTATCCTGTTTTACCACAGTTGCAGGCACTTTTATCGGACTTACCATTTCCACTTTGGGAGCGTATGTCCTGATCCAGTGGAAAATGCCCGGCAGAAATTTTTTTGCAAACCTTCTGCTGTTTACGATGATATTTAACGGCGGTATGATCCCCACCTATTTAGTGATGAGGGGGCTTCACCTGACCAATACCTTATTTGTGGTAATCCTTCTTCCTGCCATCAATGTTTACAATATGGTACTGATGAGAAACTTTTTTGAAGGAATCCCGGTAAGCCTGTTTGAATCTGCGGAAATAGACGGCTGTTCCCCTATGAGGATTTTCTTTGGAATTGTCCTGCCTCTTTCCAAAGCAGCTCTTACAGCCATTGGTCTGATGTATGCCGTTGGTTACTGGAATGACTACACCAATTATAAGCTGTACATCACCAATGAAAATCTTTACAACTTCCAAATGAAGTTAAGGTCTGTTATAATGGGAAGTGATCTGCCCACTGCAGTTGGAGGAGCCACGGAGAATACGGTGAAGAATGCTGCGGTTATTGTTGCAATCCTGCCCTTTATGATCATATATCCGTTCTGCCAGAAATACTTTATTCAGGGCGTCAACATCGGAGCTGTAAAGGAATAA
- a CDS encoding glycoside hydrolase family 43 protein, whose amino-acid sequence MTMYQNPVLYADYSDPDVIRVGEDYYMVASSFTYLPGVPLLHSRDLVHWEIINYCVRSLPFEKYNKPSHGSGTWAPSIRFHDGIFYVFVPLPDEGIFVARSADPYGEFALNCLHPAKGWIDPCPFWDDDGKAYMVFAYANSRSGIKHRLDLVEIDSQCTKLLGEPVTVFDGKQLAPTTEGPKLYKYQGCYYILMPSGGVATGWQSALRAKSVTGPYEYRIVMHQGNTEVNGPHQGGWVTANDGRHWFIHFQDVTELGRITHLQPLCFHAGWPFIGSEQNGDGIGEPVKEWDLPVQGQPEYRVVQSDDFCGSSLGLQWQWQANPQDFFYSTKGHSGIRLYCLANPARENLLWYAPNAMTQIPQHQAFSAVTKVTLKGKMTGDMAVMGMIGHSYAYMGLMKTETGNQLVLYSGTVIQKEYEGEARELREVSFPFENDGAYLKVEVFRNKTYRFFWSGDGIHYTSIGGDYPLRRATWTGAKLCLWSSNNKNVISEGYGEYDFIHIEDRSSCETGL is encoded by the coding sequence ATAACAATGTATCAAAATCCGGTTTTGTATGCAGATTATTCGGATCCGGATGTCATCCGGGTGGGAGAGGATTACTATATGGTGGCCTCTTCCTTTACTTATCTGCCAGGGGTTCCCCTTCTTCATTCCAGAGACCTGGTCCACTGGGAAATTATCAACTATTGCGTCCGCTCACTTCCCTTTGAAAAATACAACAAGCCTTCCCATGGTTCCGGAACCTGGGCTCCCTCCATCCGCTTCCATGACGGGATATTTTACGTGTTCGTTCCTCTGCCGGATGAGGGAATCTTTGTAGCCCGTTCCGCAGATCCTTACGGAGAGTTTGCTTTAAACTGCCTACATCCTGCAAAGGGCTGGATCGATCCATGTCCCTTCTGGGATGACGATGGGAAGGCCTATATGGTATTTGCTTATGCAAATAGCCGCAGCGGAATCAAGCACCGGCTGGATCTGGTGGAAATTGACTCCCAGTGCACAAAGCTCTTGGGAGAGCCGGTCACTGTTTTTGACGGTAAGCAGCTGGCACCTACCACGGAAGGGCCGAAGCTTTACAAATACCAGGGCTGTTATTACATACTGATGCCTTCCGGAGGTGTGGCAACCGGCTGGCAGTCCGCTCTGCGCGCAAAATCTGTCACAGGGCCATATGAATACCGGATCGTCATGCACCAGGGAAATACGGAGGTAAATGGTCCTCATCAGGGAGGCTGGGTAACGGCGAACGACGGCAGACACTGGTTTATTCATTTCCAGGATGTGACCGAGCTGGGGAGAATCACCCACCTCCAGCCCCTGTGCTTTCATGCAGGCTGGCCCTTTATAGGAAGTGAGCAGAACGGAGATGGGATCGGAGAACCGGTGAAGGAATGGGATCTCCCGGTTCAGGGACAGCCGGAGTACCGGGTTGTCCAGTCCGATGATTTTTGCGGCAGCAGCCTGGGACTTCAGTGGCAGTGGCAGGCTAACCCTCAGGATTTCTTTTATTCCACAAAGGGGCATTCCGGCATACGGCTGTACTGTCTTGCAAATCCGGCAAGAGAAAACCTTTTATGGTATGCCCCCAACGCTATGACCCAGATACCTCAGCACCAGGCCTTTTCTGCGGTGACAAAGGTAACGCTTAAGGGAAAGATGACAGGGGACATGGCAGTTATGGGCATGATCGGCCATTCTTATGCATACATGGGGCTGATGAAGACGGAGACCGGCAATCAGCTGGTTCTCTATTCCGGAACTGTGATACAGAAGGAATACGAGGGAGAAGCCAGGGAGCTCCGGGAAGTTTCCTTCCCCTTTGAAAACGACGGGGCTTATCTTAAGGTAGAAGTGTTCCGAAACAAGACCTACCGGTTTTTCTGGTCCGGGGATGGAATACACTATACATCCATAGGAGGGGACTATCCCCTGCGCAGAGCTACCTGGACCGGGGCTAAGCTCTGTCTCTGGAGTTCCAACAATAAGAATGTAATTTCAGAAGGGTACGGGGAATATGATTTTATACACATCGAAGACAGAAGCAGCTGCGAAACAGGCCTTTGA
- a CDS encoding rhamnogalacturonan acetylesterase yields the protein MKFNKISAYPQTGISQALLLYLKDSVEMKSFAQNGRSTKSFIDEGRLDLIGKEIKEGDFLFIQFGHNDEKDDPARHTDPDTTFPENLMRFIDAAKVKGAWPVLITPIGRRLFDDRGTFRPGSHGAYPEAVKRTGRKAGVPVIDMTAITENYLAALGDLASKAYFMWPKDNTHLRPEGAVLMAGFLSDELEKLGSPYRDLLEERAEQRENTGFDVS from the coding sequence GTGAAATTCAATAAAATATCCGCCTATCCCCAAACCGGGATTTCCCAGGCATTGTTGTTATACTTAAAGGATTCCGTGGAAATGAAAAGCTTTGCCCAGAATGGGCGCAGCACAAAATCTTTTATTGACGAGGGACGCCTGGATCTGATCGGAAAAGAGATAAAGGAAGGCGATTTCCTCTTTATCCAGTTCGGACACAACGATGAGAAAGACGATCCGGCAAGGCATACGGATCCGGACACCACATTTCCGGAGAACCTCATGCGTTTTATTGACGCAGCAAAGGTTAAGGGAGCCTGGCCGGTCCTCATAACCCCCATTGGGAGAAGGCTTTTTGATGACAGGGGAACCTTCAGGCCGGGAAGCCATGGTGCTTATCCGGAGGCGGTTAAGCGGACAGGAAGAAAGGCAGGTGTGCCTGTAATCGATATGACGGCAATCACAGAAAATTATCTGGCAGCTCTGGGGGACCTGGCCTCTAAGGCTTATTTCATGTGGCCTAAGGACAATACCCATTTAAGGCCTGAGGGAGCAGTTCTTATGGCCGGTTTTCTCAGCGATGAGCTGGAAAAGCTGGGATCCCCTTATAGGGACCTCCTGGAAGAAAGGGCAGAGCAGAGGGAAAATACGGGGTTTGATGTTTCTTAA
- a CDS encoding extracellular solute-binding protein, giving the protein MRIKKMLAAGMAVTMAASVILSGCSSKTAETPTTGSGSAAGETTAENEIKKPEKITVLVDGTVTTKINNRDAFEKRWEELTGIDLEFIQPDHDAYYDVVGQTFASGPDNWPDAIILSSSYYTGYAQEGALWDMTDTWENSQLKASGRVTGEDVIDNMKIDGHLYGLPVTRGNGCITYVKKAWLDNCGLEVPETYDEYLNMLKAFTEGDPDGNGVNGDTYGVSAPGIVGTEAPFVNYLPEFYQDAYPSFIKGDDGVWYDGFAKDNFKEALTRLREAYAAGYIDKETLTNGSKDCRNKFYEDKFGVFTYWAGTWATNLKSNLEKNGKDGELVALKPLKETGSYIERIPPVWAITSACENPEGVYKYLIESMLDGGDMQTLWTYGVEDIHWSTKAEAVLDNSYEEGVFHLKESLEFPGTQYTKQHMDPMLSIAEWDSNPGKDTVEESARESQTMFNENCRQAQIVPSTEVMATYNGDLTTLKNSIIADVVVQGISIEEGYKRFEAENGAKWSQMIVDSLNEQASAK; this is encoded by the coding sequence ATGAGAATTAAGAAAATGCTTGCAGCTGGAATGGCCGTGACAATGGCGGCCTCTGTCATCTTAAGCGGATGTTCCTCAAAGACTGCAGAAACGCCAACCACCGGTTCCGGATCAGCTGCCGGTGAAACAACAGCGGAAAATGAGATCAAAAAGCCGGAAAAGATTACCGTTTTAGTAGACGGAACGGTAACCACCAAGATTAACAACAGAGATGCCTTTGAAAAAAGGTGGGAGGAGCTTACCGGTATTGATCTGGAATTTATACAGCCAGATCATGACGCCTATTATGATGTGGTTGGACAGACCTTTGCTTCGGGTCCTGATAACTGGCCGGATGCAATAATCCTGTCCTCTTCCTATTATACCGGGTATGCCCAGGAGGGTGCATTGTGGGACATGACAGATACCTGGGAGAATTCTCAGTTAAAGGCTTCCGGCCGTGTAACAGGTGAGGATGTAATAGATAATATGAAGATCGACGGACATTTATATGGACTTCCGGTTACCAGAGGGAATGGCTGCATCACTTATGTAAAGAAAGCATGGCTGGACAATTGCGGATTAGAGGTTCCTGAAACATATGACGAGTATTTGAACATGCTGAAAGCGTTTACAGAGGGTGATCCGGACGGAAACGGAGTCAATGGGGACACCTACGGCGTTTCCGCACCTGGAATCGTTGGAACAGAAGCTCCTTTTGTAAACTATCTGCCGGAATTTTACCAGGATGCATATCCTTCTTTTATCAAGGGGGATGACGGCGTATGGTACGACGGTTTTGCAAAGGACAACTTTAAGGAAGCCCTGACAAGGCTGCGGGAAGCCTATGCAGCCGGCTATATTGATAAAGAAACCCTGACCAACGGAAGCAAGGATTGCCGCAATAAGTTTTATGAGGATAAGTTCGGTGTATTTACTTACTGGGCAGGCACATGGGCAACCAATTTAAAGAGCAATCTGGAGAAAAACGGGAAAGACGGGGAGCTGGTTGCATTAAAGCCTCTTAAGGAAACAGGCAGCTATATCGAGAGAATTCCTCCTGTATGGGCGATTACATCTGCTTGTGAGAATCCGGAAGGTGTGTACAAGTATCTCATTGAATCCATGCTGGATGGAGGAGATATGCAGACTTTATGGACCTATGGAGTGGAGGATATCCACTGGTCGACAAAGGCAGAGGCCGTGCTGGACAATTCATATGAGGAAGGCGTGTTCCATTTAAAAGAAAGCCTGGAGTTCCCAGGTACCCAGTACACAAAACAGCACATGGACCCCATGCTTTCCATAGCGGAATGGGATAGTAATCCAGGGAAAGATACTGTGGAGGAATCAGCCAGGGAATCCCAGACCATGTTTAATGAAAACTGCCGCCAGGCCCAGATTGTGCCTTCTACTGAGGTGATGGCAACCTATAACGGAGACTTGACCACGTTAAAGAACTCCATCATTGCGGACGTTGTGGTACAGGGGATCTCTATTGAAGAAGGTTATAAGCGCTTTGAAGCCGAAAACGGGGCAAAATGGTCCCAGATGATCGTTGATTCCCTGAATGAACAGGCATCTGCAAAATAG